A window of Balearica regulorum gibbericeps isolate bBalReg1 chromosome Z, bBalReg1.pri, whole genome shotgun sequence contains these coding sequences:
- the SKOR2 gene encoding SKI family transcriptional corepressor 2 translates to MATSPLPGPTDILLPSPSSAYPPDPMNQPRAGHAAMKPNQVGQVILYGIPIVSLVIDGQERLCLAQISNTLLKNFSYNEIHNRRVALGITCVQCTPVQLEILRRAGAMPISSRRCGMITKREAERLCKSFLGENRPPKLPDNFAFDVSHECAWGCRGSFIPARYNSSRAKCIKCSYCSMYFSPNKFIFHSHRTPDAKYTQPDAANFNSWRRHLKLTDKSPQDELVFAWEDVKAMFNGGSRKRALPPAPPAPTAAAPAACHPLGSVKAAAAVVGGGLLSPHLLAAPPELHQKRPRFEEDEELQEAVAAAAAAAAHGGKSPRSYPVIPVPSKGSFGGVLQKFPGCGGLFPHPYGFPAAAFGLCHKKEEGGGGGGADALGGAAAHKAGGGAAGGGLSGLFWPGRKDAAFYPPFCMFWPPRTPGGLPVPTYLQPPPQPPGALGCSLGDGAGLLRQAFLDLSEPGGEAGTAGLGTPPATAAPPPAPAAAARDPLFESPPGGGGAEPASPAASEGGSGGGSGRVPAHHPHLLEAAAGRKAGGGYHHSSAFRPVGGKEDSESLAKLHGGGPPRSASPPLQLLLPPPPPPPEEAGCERHPLPPPPHPPHRLLSPGGTSCSFASEDSSEEEEDEEEEDEPEVDVEGHKPPEEEEEDEEEEEGEEEPRGGDALAAGGRFPPARGLAEKGGRERPAAGPFPRPPAEEKPGEGQAPPQPPPGAPRAASGGSSPVHHPSLEEQPSYKDNQKSKESNQIILPTKEDTFSDKNKEHNFFITDSEPSGGDFWRDIAGEHTQETNSPHSLKKDVENMGKEELQKVLFEQIDLRRRLEQEFQVLKGNASFPVFNNFQDQMKRELAYREEMVQQLQIIPYAASLIRKEKLGAHLSKS, encoded by the exons ATGGCGACCAGCCCGCTGCCCGGTCCCACCGACATCCTGCTGCCCTCGCCGTCCAGCGCGTACCCGCCGGACCCCATGAACCAGCCGAGGGCCGGCCACGCCGCCATGAAGCCCAACCAGGTGGGGCAGGTGATCCTCTACGGCATCCCCATCGTCTCCCTGGTCATCGACGGGCAGGAGCGGTTGTGCCTAGCGCAGATCTCCAACACCCTCCTTAAAAACTTCAGCTACAACGAGATCCACAACCGGCGGGTGGCTCTGGGCATCACCTGCGTGCAGTGCACACCGGTGCAGCTGGAGATCCTCCGGCGGGCCGGGGCCATGCCCATCTCCTCCCGCCGCTGCGGTATGATCACCAAGCGGGAGGCGGAGCGGCTCTGCAAGTCCTTCTTGGGGGAGAACCGGCCACCCAAACTGCCGGATAACTTCGCCTTCGACGTGTCCCACGAGTGCGCCTGGGGCTGCCGCGGTAGCTTCATCCCCGCCCGCTACAACAGCTCCCGGGCCAAGTGCATCAAGTGCAGCTACTGCAGCATGTACTTCTCCCCCAACAAGTTCATCTTCCACTCCCACCGCACCCCCGACGCCAAGTACACTCAGCCCGACGCTGCCAACTTCAACTCCTGGCGTCGTCACCTCAAGCTCACCGATAAAAGTCCCCAGGACGAGCTGGTCTTTGCCTGGGAGGATGTCAAGGCCATGTTCAACGGCGGCAGCCGCAAGCGGGCCCTGCCGCCCGCCCCTCCCGcgcccaccgccgccgcccccgctgCCTGCCACCCGCTGGGCTCGGTGAAGGCGGCGGCAGCCGTGGTGGGCGGCGGATTGCTGAGCCCGCACCTTCTGGCCGCCCCGCCCGAGCTGCACCAGAAGCGGCCGCGCTTCGAGGAGGacgaggagctgcaggaggccgtggcggcggcggcggcggcggcggcgcacGGTGGCAAGAGCCCGCGGAGCTACCCGGTCATCCCGGTGCCCAGCAAAGGCTCCTTCGGCGGCGTGCTCCAGAAGTTCCCCGGCTGCGGGGGGCTCTTCCCGCACCCCTACGGCTTCCCCGCCGCCGCCTTCGGCCTCTGCCACAAGAAGGaggagggcggcggcggcggcggggccgatGCCCTCGGCGGGGCGGCGGCACATAAGGCCGGcgggggcgcggcgggcggcggcctCTCGGGGCTCTTCTGGCCCGGCAGGAAGGACGCCGCCTTCTACCCGCCCTTCTGCATGTTCTGGCCGCCCCGCACACCTGGCGGGCTACCGGTGCCCACCTACCTgcagccgccgccgcagccccccggcgCCCTGGGCTGCTCGTTAGGCGACGGGGCGGGCCTGCTGCGCCAGGCCTTCCTGGACCTGTCGGAGCCCGGCGGCGAGGCGGGGACCGCGGGGCTGGGCACTCCgcccgccaccgccgcccccccgcccgctcctgccgccgccgctcggGACCCGCTCTTCGAGTCGCCccctggcggcggcggcgcggagccCGCCTCGCCCGCGGCGTCGgaggggggcagcggcggcggcagcgggcggGTCCCCGCGCACCACCCGCACCTGCTggaggcggcggccgggcgTAAGGCGGGCGGCGGGTACCACCACTCCAGCGCCTTCCGACCGGTGGGCGGCAAGGAGGACTCGGAGAGCCTGGCCAAGCTGCACGGCGGCGGCCCTCCCCGCTCCGCCTCGCCGccgctgcagctgctgctgccgccgccgccgccaccgcccgaGGAGGCGGGCTGCGAGCGGCacccgctccccccgccgcctcaCCCACCCCACCGCCTCCTGTCGCCCGGCGGCACCAGCTGCAGCTTCGCCAGCGAGGAcagcagcgaggaggaggaggacgaggaggaggaggacgagcCCGAGGTGGACGTCGAGGGGCACAAgccccctgaggaggaggaggaggacgaggaggaggaggagggcgagGAGGAGCCCCGCGGCGGAGACGCCTTGGCGGCAGGCGGCCGCTTCCCGCCCGCCCGGGGTCTGGCGGAGAAGGGCGGCCGGGAGCGCCCTGCCGCCGGCCCCTTCCCCCGGCCGCCCGCTGAGGAGAAGCCGGGGGAAGGCCAGGCCCCACCGCAGCCACCTCCCGGAGCCCCCCGGGCGGCcagcggcggcagcagcccGGTGCACCATCCGTCCCTGGAGGAGCAGCCCTCCTACAAAGAT aatCAGAAGAGCAAGGAGAGTAATCAAATCATCTTGCCCACAAAAGAGGACACCTTCTCAG ATAAGAACAAGGAGCATAATTTTTTCATCACAGATTCAGAGCCTTCAGGAGGAGATTTCTGGAGAGATATAGCAG gtgaacACACACAAGAAACCAATTCACCTCATTCACTGAAGAAGGATGTGGAAAACATGgggaaag aGGAACTCCAGAAGGTTTTGTTTGAACAGATCGACTTACGGAGGAGACTAGAACAGGAGTTCCAGGTGTTGAAAGGAAATGCGTCTTTCCCAGTCTTCA ATAATTTTCAAGATCAGATGAAGCGGGAACTGGcatacagagaagaaatggtACAGCAGCTACAAATT ATTCCCTATGCAGCAAGCTTGATCAGGAAGGAAAAGCTTGGTGCACACCTCAGCAAAAGCTAA